One genomic region from Evansella sp. LMS18 encodes:
- a CDS encoding NAD-dependent epimerase/dehydratase family protein produces MKKILVTGANSYVGTSFIKWLSQYPEKYSIDTISLRDESWKQRSFKGYDVVLHTVGIAHVDSSPDPKMEQEYYRVNRDLTIETAEKAKNEGVKQFIFLSSIIVYGDSSYINKPRVIDEKTVPKPANFYGNSKLQAENGIKLLENESFKVAIIRPPMIYGKGSKGNYPKLAQAAQILPIFPNIENQRSMLHIDNLSEFLRLLIANKDSGIFFPQNAEYVKTSDMVKLISEARGKKIRLIKLFNPLLGILGRKVGIINKMFGSLIYEQSLSDYKKNYIVRNFKESIFETEK; encoded by the coding sequence ATGAAAAAGATACTTGTTACAGGCGCTAATAGTTATGTAGGTACTTCATTTATTAAATGGTTATCCCAATATCCCGAAAAATATTCTATCGATACGATTAGCTTAAGAGATGAAAGTTGGAAGCAAAGATCTTTTAAAGGATACGATGTAGTACTCCATACCGTTGGAATAGCTCATGTTGACTCAAGCCCTGACCCTAAGATGGAACAAGAATACTATAGAGTGAACCGAGATTTAACAATAGAAACCGCTGAAAAGGCAAAAAACGAAGGGGTTAAACAATTTATTTTTTTAAGCAGTATTATTGTTTATGGGGATAGTAGTTATATAAACAAACCAAGGGTTATAGATGAAAAAACAGTACCAAAACCTGCTAATTTTTATGGTAACAGTAAACTCCAAGCAGAGAATGGTATTAAACTATTAGAGAACGAGAGTTTCAAAGTTGCAATCATAAGGCCACCTATGATTTATGGTAAAGGGTCTAAAGGGAATTATCCTAAACTAGCACAAGCAGCTCAGATATTACCGATCTTTCCGAACATAGAAAATCAGAGGAGTATGCTTCATATTGATAATCTTAGTGAGTTTTTACGATTGTTAATTGCTAACAAAGATAGTGGCATATTTTTCCCGCAAAATGCTGAGTACGTTAAAACAAGTGACATGGTCAAATTGATTTCAGAAGCACGTGGGAAGAAAATTAGACTGATTAAGTTATTTAATCCTTTATTAGGTATATTGGGGCGTAAGGTTGGGATTATTAATAAGATGTTTGGAAGTCTTATTTATGAGCAAAGTTTAAGTGATTATAAAAAGAATTATATAGTTAGAAATTTTAAAGAGTCTATTTTTGAGACTGAAAAATGA
- the wecB gene encoding non-hydrolyzing UDP-N-acetylglucosamine 2-epimerase yields the protein MKKMKLMTIVGTRPEIIKLSEIIKKNDNYFDHILVHTGQNYDYTLNEVFFENLGIREPDFYLDVVGDNLGQTMGNVLTKSYEIMVQEQPDALLVLGDTNSCLSVISAKRLKIPIFHMEAGNRCFDENLPEEINRRIVDHTSDVNLCYTEHARNYLNWEGVPKERTYVVGSPMAEVLKVNKEKIDNSKVLETLELEKGKYILLSAHREENIDNEDNFMALMYAVNAMAENYDLPVIYSTHPRSKKFIEQRGFKFHYNVRSLPPFGFADYNYLQQNSFCVVSDSGTIAEEASYFKFPAVSVRTSTERPEALDKGNIVIGSISTEQVLQAVDMAVEMNAQGSLGESVPNYTDENVSTKVIKLIQSYTGIVNKMVWRKS from the coding sequence ATGAAAAAAATGAAATTAATGACAATTGTGGGTACTCGCCCTGAGATTATAAAGCTTTCTGAAATAATTAAGAAGAACGATAACTATTTTGACCATATACTTGTTCATACAGGTCAAAATTACGACTATACATTGAATGAAGTTTTCTTTGAGAATTTAGGGATAAGAGAACCTGATTTTTACCTTGATGTAGTAGGTGATAATTTAGGTCAAACCATGGGCAACGTGTTAACAAAATCATATGAAATTATGGTTCAAGAACAACCGGATGCACTACTTGTTTTAGGGGATACAAATTCGTGTTTAAGTGTAATATCAGCTAAGAGACTTAAAATTCCAATTTTCCATATGGAAGCAGGTAACAGATGTTTTGATGAAAATCTTCCAGAAGAGATTAACAGACGGATCGTTGATCATACAAGTGACGTAAATTTATGCTATACGGAACACGCTAGAAATTACTTGAATTGGGAGGGGGTTCCAAAAGAAAGAACATACGTAGTTGGTTCTCCAATGGCTGAAGTTTTGAAAGTTAATAAAGAAAAAATTGATAATAGTAAAGTGCTTGAAACTTTAGAATTAGAAAAAGGAAAATATATTCTATTATCAGCTCATCGTGAAGAAAACATCGATAATGAAGATAATTTTATGGCCTTAATGTATGCTGTTAATGCAATGGCGGAAAATTATGATCTTCCTGTGATATATAGCACACATCCAAGAAGTAAGAAATTTATTGAACAGAGAGGATTCAAATTTCACTATAATGTGAGAAGCTTACCACCATTTGGGTTTGCAGATTATAATTATCTACAGCAGAATTCATTCTGTGTAGTATCTGACAGTGGAACGATTGCAGAGGAAGCTTCTTATTTTAAGTTTCCAGCTGTATCAGTTAGAACGAGCACAGAAAGACCAGAGGCCCTTGATAAGGGAAATATAGTAATTGGTAGTATTTCTACTGAGCAAGTTCTTCAAGCTGTTGATATGGCTGTAGAGATGAATGCTCAGGGGAGCCTGGGAGAAAGTGTGCCGAATTACACGGATGAGAATGTAAGCACTAAGGTAATTAAGTTAATCCAGAGCTATACAGGAATAGTAAACAAAATGGTGTGGAGGAAATCATGA
- a CDS encoding polysaccharide biosynthesis protein, with translation MFRDKTLLITGGTGSFGNAVMKRFLNTDVKEIRIFSRDEKKQDDMRKVYKDPKLKFYIGDVRDLASVKNAMHGVDYIFHAAALKQVPSCEFFPLEAVKTNVIGTDNVVTGAMEMGVKKVICLSTDKAAYPINAMGISKAMMEKVFVAKSKTVDSDRTLICGTRYGNVMASRGSVIPLFIDQIKKGQPLTVTDPTMTRFLMSLEEAVELVVFAFENAQAGDIMVQKAPASTIGDLAIAIKELFNADNNIKIIGTRHGEKLYETLLTREEHVVAEDLGGFYRVPADKRDLNYDKYFVEGDQKLSTEDEYNSHNTERLNIEQVKRKLLELDYIQEELKNWEAL, from the coding sequence ATGTTTAGAGATAAAACATTATTGATTACAGGTGGAACAGGTTCTTTTGGAAATGCTGTCATGAAACGGTTCCTAAATACTGATGTTAAAGAAATAAGAATATTCTCCAGAGATGAAAAAAAACAAGATGATATGAGAAAGGTTTATAAGGATCCCAAGCTAAAGTTTTACATAGGAGATGTAAGAGATTTAGCTAGTGTAAAAAATGCTATGCATGGTGTTGATTATATATTTCATGCTGCTGCACTAAAGCAAGTACCATCTTGTGAATTCTTTCCTCTAGAAGCTGTAAAAACAAATGTAATTGGTACGGATAATGTCGTTACTGGTGCTATGGAGATGGGGGTAAAAAAGGTTATTTGCCTTTCAACTGATAAAGCCGCATACCCCATTAATGCGATGGGAATATCGAAAGCAATGATGGAAAAAGTATTTGTAGCTAAATCTAAAACAGTAGATTCAGATAGAACTCTTATTTGTGGGACACGTTACGGAAATGTTATGGCTTCAAGAGGCTCTGTAATACCATTGTTTATTGATCAAATTAAAAAAGGGCAACCATTGACTGTCACTGATCCAACGATGACAAGGTTCTTAATGAGTCTGGAAGAAGCCGTGGAACTAGTTGTATTTGCTTTTGAAAATGCTCAGGCAGGAGACATTATGGTACAAAAGGCTCCTGCATCTACTATAGGAGATTTAGCAATTGCGATAAAAGAACTATTTAATGCCGATAATAACATTAAAATAATTGGTACAAGGCATGGAGAAAAATTATATGAAACCTTACTTACAAGGGAAGAACACGTAGTGGCCGAGGATTTAGGCGGATTTTACCGTGTACCTGCAGATAAAAGAGATTTAAATTATGATAAATACTTTGTAGAAGGAGATCAAAAGCTTTCTACTGAAGATGAGTATAATTCACATAATACAGAGAGGCTGAATATAGAGCAAGTGAAGAGAAAACTGCTTGAGTTAGACTACATTCAAGAAGAATTAAAGAACTGGGAGGCCTTGTAA
- a CDS encoding glycosyltransferase family 4 protein — protein sequence MKKHILVISQYFYPEQFRINDICNEWVKRGYKVTVITGIPNYPQGEYYEGYGVFKRRKEIYNGIEIIRIPLIPRGNNSITLALNYLSFVISGFFWMIFSRLRADYVFIFEVSPMTQALPGVWYSKKRKIPCYLYVTDLWPENVEILAGIKNKQILNGIGLMVDYIYNKCDRIFTSSESFIKAINERGVEVEKLEFWPQYAEDYYKPVKKDQTSVIEIPDDGIFNIIFAGNIGVSQGLDILPKVAKILKKTDSKVRFNIVGDGRFKEKLIKMIHEEDLSDMFNFIPKQPPTRIPEIMALCDATLISLSKSKVFAITLPAKTQSCLACGLPIIVSADGEIQKVIKRAGAGVCSDAGNVEDLAGNIQKLVRMPKSDMRQMSENGLRYYKQTFDKNKLLDRMDYWFGRK from the coding sequence TTGAAAAAACATATTTTGGTTATTAGCCAATATTTCTACCCTGAACAATTTCGTATCAATGATATATGCAATGAGTGGGTTAAAAGGGGCTATAAAGTAACAGTAATAACAGGGATACCTAATTACCCACAAGGTGAATATTATGAAGGTTATGGTGTATTTAAAAGGCGAAAGGAAATCTATAACGGAATTGAAATTATAAGAATTCCTCTTATACCAAGAGGGAATAATTCGATAACTCTTGCACTTAATTACCTATCATTCGTTATTTCCGGGTTCTTTTGGATGATTTTTAGCCGATTAAGAGCCGATTATGTTTTCATATTTGAAGTTTCTCCAATGACTCAAGCATTACCAGGTGTTTGGTATTCAAAAAAGAGGAAAATACCTTGTTATCTCTATGTGACTGATTTGTGGCCAGAAAATGTTGAAATTTTGGCTGGGATAAAAAATAAGCAAATCCTTAACGGAATAGGTTTAATGGTAGATTACATTTATAACAAGTGTGATAGAATTTTCACCTCATCTGAAAGTTTCATTAAAGCAATAAATGAACGCGGTGTAGAAGTTGAAAAATTGGAGTTTTGGCCACAGTATGCCGAAGATTATTATAAACCAGTAAAAAAAGATCAAACTTCGGTTATTGAAATTCCTGACGACGGTATATTCAATATAATATTTGCTGGAAACATTGGTGTGTCTCAAGGGTTAGATATATTACCTAAGGTCGCCAAAATATTAAAGAAAACGGACTCGAAGGTACGATTTAACATTGTTGGGGATGGACGTTTTAAAGAAAAGTTAATTAAAATGATACATGAAGAAGATTTGAGTGATATGTTTAATTTTATTCCTAAACAACCACCCACTAGGATACCGGAAATTATGGCTTTATGCGATGCGACTTTGATTAGTCTATCAAAGAGCAAGGTGTTTGCTATTACATTACCAGCTAAAACTCAATCTTGCCTAGCTTGTGGTCTGCCGATAATTGTATCAGCAGATGGCGAAATACAAAAGGTTATAAAAAGAGCAGGTGCAGGTGTTTGTAGTGACGCTGGAAATGTAGAAGACCTAGCTGGAAATATCCAAAAATTGGTCCGTATGCCAAAGAGTGACATGCGACAGATGTCTGAAAATGGACTGAGGTATTATAAGCAAACTTTTGATAAAAATAAGTTGTTAGACAGGATGGATTATTGGTTTGGTAGAAAATAG
- a CDS encoding SDR family oxidoreductase, whose translation MKILVLGGTGMAGHTISMYFKEGGHDITAFSRRKVEYCKNINGDINNFVNLEKIIIEGQYDAVINCIGILNQDAENNKSNAVLLNSYLPHFLSETTKDMKTKIIHMSTDCVFSGRTGSYSESSLRDGETFYDRSKAMGELENNKDLTFRNSIIGPDMNYKGIGLFNWFMKQESQINGYTKAIWSGVTTLTLAKAMEQALNENLTGLYNLVNNETISKYELLKLFNKYMKDNKIEIFPSDQLSLDKSLINNRTDFSFKVPSYETMVAEMKDWIESHKDFYPHYFK comes from the coding sequence ATGAAAATCTTAGTTCTTGGTGGCACAGGTATGGCGGGGCATACTATTTCAATGTATTTTAAAGAAGGTGGACATGATATTACTGCTTTCAGTCGTAGGAAAGTGGAGTATTGTAAAAATATTAATGGAGACATAAATAATTTTGTAAATCTCGAGAAGATAATTATTGAAGGTCAATACGATGCAGTAATAAACTGTATTGGTATCTTAAATCAAGATGCGGAAAATAATAAGTCAAATGCTGTATTATTAAACAGTTATTTACCGCATTTCTTGAGTGAGACGACAAAAGATATGAAGACAAAAATTATTCATATGAGTACAGATTGCGTATTCTCAGGAAGGACTGGTAGTTATTCTGAGTCCTCCTTGAGAGATGGTGAGACATTTTATGACAGGTCTAAAGCAATGGGTGAATTGGAAAATAATAAGGACCTAACCTTTAGAAATTCAATAATTGGACCCGATATGAACTATAAAGGAATAGGGCTATTCAATTGGTTTATGAAGCAAGAGAGTCAAATCAATGGTTATACTAAAGCTATATGGAGTGGTGTGACCACATTGACTTTAGCAAAAGCCATGGAGCAAGCATTAAATGAAAACCTAACTGGTCTTTATAACTTGGTCAATAATGAGACCATTAGTAAATACGAGTTGCTTAAGCTATTTAATAAATATATGAAAGATAATAAGATTGAGATTTTTCCAAGTGATCAGCTATCGCTTGATAAGTCTTTGATTAATAATAGAACAGACTTTTCATTTAAAGTGCCTAGTTATGAAACAATGGTAGCTGAAATGAAAGATTGGATTGAGTCTCATAAAGATTTCTATCCACATTATTTTAAATAG
- a CDS encoding sugar transferase — protein sequence MKGKKFQRLIKRTIDIAVSLIVLVPFLPIWIIVAVLIKSTSKGPVFFLQDRPGLNKQIFKVYKFRTMKPGSEKMVKGQEVTSDDNRVTAIGKLLRRTKIDEIPQVLNVLKGEMSLVGPRPERIASLKDYDEEISKRLNIRPGMTGLAQVSGNIYLTLAKRYRLDVYYVENFSILLDLKIVLRTVGVVLLGENRYLNKSLVEINQGVKEIAATKEETVLK from the coding sequence ATGAAAGGAAAAAAGTTTCAAAGGTTAATTAAGCGAACAATTGATATTGCTGTTTCCTTAATTGTGTTAGTTCCCTTTCTGCCAATATGGATTATAGTAGCTGTATTAATTAAAAGTACGTCCAAAGGTCCTGTATTTTTCTTGCAAGATCGACCTGGCCTAAATAAACAAATCTTTAAAGTGTATAAATTCCGGACGATGAAGCCAGGATCAGAAAAGATGGTTAAAGGCCAAGAAGTAACGAGTGACGATAATCGTGTCACTGCAATTGGTAAGCTGCTTAGAAGAACGAAGATTGATGAAATTCCCCAAGTACTGAACGTATTAAAGGGTGAAATGAGTTTAGTCGGGCCAAGACCTGAACGCATTGCGTCCCTTAAAGATTACGATGAGGAAATTTCGAAAAGGCTTAATATAAGGCCAGGCATGACTGGATTAGCTCAAGTGAGTGGGAATATTTACCTTACTTTAGCTAAGAGATACAGGCTTGATGTTTATTATGTTGAAAATTTTAGCATATTGCTTGATTTGAAAATTGTTCTAAGGACTGTCGGTGTTGTTTTGTTAGGTGAAAATAGATACCTTAACAAATCCTTAGTTGAGATTAATCAAGGGGTTAAAGAGATAGCTGCTACTAAAGAGGAGACTGTTTTAAAATGA